A region from the Candidatus Bathyarchaeota archaeon genome encodes:
- the larA gene encoding nickel-dependent lactate racemase, whose amino-acid sequence MVEIWLPYGKTEVPVRVPDENLLGVIEPKEKPGLPDPKSEIQRVLANPIDSKPLSEIAKPGNKVAIVVDDATRPAPSYIMIPPIHDELRKIGVKDEDITIIFACGNHRPVKPEEIPGLIGDEAARCVKTVNHDCKAPDLIDVGTTSFGTPVYLNPNFVKADVRILTGDVELHYYAGYGGGRKSVLPGIASLISIQKNHALLLHPNARTGVLNGNPVHQDMMEAAKLAKVDFALNIVMNAKKEIVGAFAGDAEKVFFEGVKLVDEMYKVKVDEPADIVITAADGSPHDINLYQAHKALDSVLDIVKQEGVIILVAECPEGYGNQVFYDWMIKFKTRQEMEREIKRHFELGGHKAYYLMKTLEKAKVILVSTMPDYYASGVFRLKTAKTVNSALQVAFNIVGKKGKVWVVPHGSTTLPILAER is encoded by the coding sequence ATGGTTGAAATTTGGCTCCCATACGGTAAGACTGAGGTTCCAGTTCGAGTACCGGACGAAAACTTGTTAGGAGTTATTGAGCCAAAAGAAAAACCAGGCCTACCTGACCCAAAGTCCGAAATACAACGAGTATTAGCCAACCCAATCGACTCGAAACCATTAAGCGAAATAGCTAAGCCTGGCAATAAGGTCGCAATAGTTGTAGACGATGCAACAAGACCAGCGCCCAGTTACATTATGATTCCGCCCATTCACGACGAACTAAGAAAAATTGGTGTCAAAGATGAAGACATCACAATAATCTTCGCATGTGGAAATCATCGACCTGTAAAACCTGAAGAAATACCTGGATTAATTGGAGATGAAGCAGCGAGATGTGTAAAGACCGTAAACCATGATTGCAAAGCTCCCGACCTTATTGACGTGGGAACCACTAGCTTTGGAACACCTGTCTATCTCAACCCCAATTTTGTAAAAGCAGATGTTAGAATCCTCACAGGTGATGTCGAACTACACTACTATGCTGGTTATGGGGGTGGCCGAAAAAGTGTCCTCCCGGGTATTGCCAGCTTAATCTCAATCCAGAAAAATCACGCCTTACTACTCCACCCAAACGCTAGGACAGGCGTCCTTAATGGAAATCCTGTACACCAGGACATGATGGAGGCAGCTAAGTTGGCTAAGGTAGATTTCGCCCTTAATATCGTAATGAATGCAAAGAAAGAAATTGTTGGAGCATTCGCCGGGGATGCCGAGAAAGTATTCTTTGAAGGAGTAAAACTAGTTGATGAGATGTATAAAGTCAAAGTCGACGAACCAGCTGACATAGTCATAACCGCAGCGGACGGTTCACCTCATGACATCAATCTATATCAAGCCCATAAAGCACTTGATAGCGTGTTAGATATCGTTAAACAGGAAGGGGTTATCATTCTGGTTGCAGAGTGCCCGGAAGGCTATGGCAATCAAGTTTTCTATGATTGGATGATTAAATTTAAAACTAGACAGGAAATGGAAAGAGAAATCAAAAGACACTTTGAGTTAGGTGGCCATAAAGCCTATTATTTGATGAAAACCCTAGAAAAGGCTAAGGTAATTCTGGTTTCTACGATGCCAGACTACTACGCATCGGGTGTTTTTCGACTAAAAACTGCGAAGACAGTTAACAGTGCATTACAAGTAGCATTCAATATAGTCGGAAAAAAGGGCAAAGTCTGGGTTGTCCCGCATGGATCTACCACACTTCCAATCCTAGCTGAGAGGTGA
- a CDS encoding site-2 protease family protein, which produces MGNNIFKYLVYVFCGKKGITLSLSMPQAPPLGPYVAPDVFASIKNVVESEFIVQESYVDFGVPTFIILPCPTKEPFKRLVDKLKPVGYVPLLRKEAERLVIRVFPKSPTKPSKIWVNLLLFLGTFGTVFYAGYLQSTDIIFLKYLMPDADVIMQAFLFTASLLAIVGLHELGHKIACELDGIEASMPYFIPGFPPYGTFGAVIFQKGPPINRDQLFDLGISGPVVGFIVTLTVMVIGIQMSFFVPESQLALWLKIYPNIQVIPAPLVYNLLWNFIRPIPEGFIPYLHPVGWAAWIGALVTFLNLMPVWQLDGGHIARATLGPRGHRIASMVGIACLILAGWWWLGIFLLFLSWRTYHPGPLDDVSQITKSRRVCTLLVIGIIILCAVVWSPLS; this is translated from the coding sequence TTGGGAAATAATATTTTTAAGTATTTGGTCTACGTCTTCTGTGGTAAAAAGGGGATCACATTAAGTTTGTCGATGCCACAGGCGCCGCCTCTAGGACCCTATGTTGCTCCAGATGTCTTCGCAAGCATTAAAAATGTGGTCGAGTCCGAATTCATAGTGCAAGAATCATATGTGGATTTCGGTGTTCCGACTTTCATCATTTTACCCTGTCCAACCAAGGAGCCCTTTAAGAGACTCGTTGATAAATTGAAGCCAGTGGGCTATGTTCCCCTTCTTCGAAAGGAGGCTGAACGGTTAGTTATACGAGTTTTCCCTAAATCGCCTACAAAACCTTCAAAAATATGGGTTAATTTACTTCTTTTTCTTGGCACTTTTGGAACAGTCTTCTATGCTGGCTACTTACAAAGCACTGATATTATTTTCTTAAAATATCTGATGCCAGATGCAGATGTAATAATGCAAGCGTTCCTATTCACGGCTTCTCTTCTTGCAATCGTTGGTTTGCATGAACTAGGTCACAAAATAGCCTGTGAATTAGATGGAATTGAAGCTTCTATGCCATATTTTATTCCGGGTTTCCCGCCTTATGGAACATTTGGAGCGGTGATTTTTCAGAAGGGACCGCCTATTAACCGAGACCAGCTTTTTGACTTGGGTATTAGTGGGCCTGTCGTAGGGTTCATAGTCACCCTCACCGTCATGGTAATTGGCATCCAAATGTCTTTCTTCGTTCCAGAAAGTCAGCTGGCATTATGGTTAAAAATTTATCCCAACATTCAAGTTATTCCAGCTCCACTAGTCTATAACTTACTTTGGAATTTTATTCGACCAATTCCAGAAGGATTTATACCATATTTACATCCAGTTGGTTGGGCTGCTTGGATCGGTGCACTGGTGACATTTCTCAACTTGATGCCTGTATGGCAACTTGACGGTGGACACATTGCGAGGGCGACCCTTGGTCCCAGAGGGCATCGTATAGCTTCGATGGTTGGGATAGCGTGTCTTATTCTAGCTGGATGGTGGTGGCTTGGGATATTTCTATTATTCCTCTCTTGGCGGACATATCATCCTGGTCCGCTAGATGATGTCTCACAAATTACTAAAAGCCGTCGAGTTTGTACATTGCTGGTTATAGGCATTATAATCCTATGCGCAGTGGTTTGGTCACCTCTCAGCTAG
- the rimI gene encoding ribosomal protein S18-alanine N-acetyltransferase codes for MTLTQVKSFQLRLFKAEDLDHVIKINLTCLPENYSPFFYLDLHEHYPRTFLVAEADGQIVGYVMCRIELGFSEFRRIEFAKKGHVVSIAVMPDYRRQGIAKTLMIEAMKGMETYNATECFLEVRVTNQPAINLYKKLGFQIIRIIKAYYHDGEDAYEMCRKLPYKESENCD; via the coding sequence ATCACCTTGACGCAAGTAAAGAGCTTTCAGTTAAGGCTGTTCAAGGCTGAGGATCTCGATCATGTAATAAAAATTAATTTAACGTGTCTTCCGGAGAATTATAGCCCATTTTTCTATCTCGACCTTCATGAACATTACCCAAGAACTTTCCTTGTAGCCGAAGCTGACGGGCAAATTGTTGGATACGTTATGTGCCGCATTGAGTTAGGTTTCTCAGAGTTTAGGCGTATCGAATTTGCTAAAAAGGGACATGTGGTTTCAATCGCAGTTATGCCAGATTATAGAAGGCAGGGAATCGCAAAAACGCTCATGATCGAAGCAATGAAGGGGATGGAAACGTATAACGCGACGGAATGCTTTCTCGAAGTCCGGGTTACAAATCAACCTGCTATAAACCTCTACAAGAAACTTGGATTCCAAATCATCCGAATCATTAAAGCCTACTATCATGACGGCGAAGATGCCTATGAAATGTGCCGAAAATTGCCCTACAAAGAATCGGAAAATTGCGATTAA
- a CDS encoding radical SAM protein produces MGRCRICGLTSRLISDGLGLCLQCIREKPDEALQESLKAHAESRSRFGLPLFPPKDPEGIACGICMNKCQIGPGKRGFCGLVTNIDGRLIRFGGTPEKGILEWYYDPLPTNCVAWWFCAGCTGLGYPKYAYRQGAEVGYSNLAVFYGACLPEYEKLFAIIYDKPTIISIGKLVTGILKEDNADDVSFTPFILSRPRTSIKVAGLDNNCKIKYAPVSRVSRRWFDGRLIKITLGIGCTLHVTPDHPMLVLQQNKFAVINADQLNIGDYVPIAKRLPNPTQDADELDLAKLKTKDSDRKVIVGLPNIDSQKICFQRLKVRPSHPTNFLSYLIESDVHPIKVKRVDSIPYKGYVFDLEVNDPNAPLATFMLASGVFIHNCSFDCLFCQNWHYRALSSRLQPVISAESLAAKSHARVSCICYFGGDPSPQMPHALRTSEIALEKAKEEGRLLRICWESNGYMNEAFTERAARLSFESGGTVKFDIKTFNETLNQVLCGVSNKPTLENFRRIGEKFFRERLEPPVLTASTLLIPGYIDAEEVGQIANFLAHIDSKIPYTLLAFYPQYIMYDLPTTSRQLAHECLEAAKKAGLEQVRIGNIHLLS; encoded by the coding sequence TTGGGTCGCTGCCGCATCTGCGGATTAACCTCACGCTTGATCTCAGATGGATTAGGATTATGTCTGCAATGTATTAGGGAAAAGCCAGATGAAGCACTTCAAGAGTCGCTTAAAGCCCACGCCGAAAGTCGAAGCCGATTTGGTCTTCCCCTGTTTCCTCCCAAAGATCCTGAAGGAATTGCATGCGGCATATGCATGAATAAATGCCAAATCGGACCTGGAAAACGGGGCTTCTGTGGACTCGTAACTAACATAGATGGCCGCCTCATCCGATTCGGTGGAACACCTGAAAAGGGAATCTTAGAGTGGTATTATGATCCCTTACCCACTAACTGCGTTGCATGGTGGTTCTGCGCGGGATGCACAGGGCTTGGCTATCCTAAATATGCGTATAGACAAGGAGCCGAAGTTGGATACTCAAACCTTGCTGTATTCTACGGTGCCTGCCTACCAGAATATGAGAAACTGTTTGCAATAATCTACGACAAACCAACAATTATTAGCATAGGTAAACTTGTTACAGGCATATTAAAAGAAGACAATGCAGATGATGTGTCTTTTACCCCTTTTATTTTGTCAAGGCCACGTACATCTATTAAAGTTGCGGGATTAGATAACAATTGCAAGATAAAATACGCGCCGGTAAGCAGGGTTTCAAGAAGATGGTTTGATGGGCGACTCATAAAGATCACCTTGGGAATTGGATGCACATTACATGTAACTCCAGATCATCCTATGCTAGTTTTGCAGCAGAATAAATTCGCCGTAATAAATGCTGACCAGCTTAATATTGGAGATTATGTACCAATTGCAAAGAGGCTACCCAACCCCACTCAAGATGCGGATGAATTAGACCTAGCTAAATTGAAGACGAAGGACTCTGATCGCAAAGTTATAGTAGGTTTGCCAAATATAGACAGCCAGAAGATATGCTTTCAAAGATTAAAAGTAAGACCATCCCATCCGACCAATTTTCTTTCTTATCTAATAGAAAGCGATGTCCATCCTATTAAAGTCAAGCGCGTAGATTCTATCCCCTACAAAGGATATGTCTTCGACCTAGAAGTAAATGATCCAAATGCCCCTCTAGCTACATTTATGCTGGCATCCGGTGTATTCATCCATAATTGCAGTTTTGATTGTCTTTTTTGTCAGAATTGGCATTATAGGGCGCTTTCCTCTCGGTTGCAACCAGTTATAAGTGCGGAAAGCCTAGCTGCAAAATCCCATGCTAGAGTTTCATGTATCTGCTATTTCGGGGGGGATCCATCCCCTCAGATGCCTCATGCCCTCAGAACAAGTGAAATTGCTTTAGAAAAAGCGAAAGAGGAAGGCAGATTACTGAGAATTTGCTGGGAATCGAATGGATATATGAATGAGGCTTTTACGGAACGTGCTGCTAGGTTGTCCTTTGAAAGTGGTGGCACTGTTAAATTTGATATAAAAACATTCAATGAAACTTTGAATCAAGTACTTTGCGGGGTCTCCAATAAACCTACCTTGGAGAACTTCCGCAGAATTGGTGAAAAATTCTTCCGTGAGCGGCTTGAACCTCCTGTCTTAACCGCCAGCACTCTATTAATACCAGGTTACATCGACGCCGAAGAGGTAGGCCAGATCGCAAACTTTCTAGCTCATATCGATTCAAAAATTCCATATACTCTTCTTGCTTTCTACCCGCAATACATCATGTACGACCTTCCAACAACTAGCCGTCAATTAGCTCACGAATGCTTAGAAGCAGCAAAAAAGGCAGGATTAGAACAAGTTAGGATTGGGAACATTCACTTACTCTCTTAA
- the albA gene encoding DNA-binding protein Alba, producing the protein MNYALATIIQFNQGSNEVIVKARGLAISKAVDVVEIIRRRFMEETVKVKEIKIGTETVGEAENARNVSTIEITLNKV; encoded by the coding sequence ATGAACTATGCGTTAGCCACAATTATTCAGTTTAATCAAGGTTCCAATGAAGTTATAGTGAAAGCCCGTGGTTTAGCGATTTCTAAGGCTGTGGATGTTGTTGAGATAATCCGGCGGCGCTTTATGGAGGAAACGGTCAAGGTTAAAGAAATTAAAATCGGTACAGAAACTGTCGGTGAAGCAGAAAACGCCCGAAATGTCTCCACGATTGAAATTACATTGAACAAGGTCTAA
- a CDS encoding DNA-directed RNA polymerase subunit K, whose protein sequence is MKKDLAKSSEEVEGNEAARQIRIGPPKLTRFEKARVVGARALQIAMGAPILISPSSGIGNPIDIALAELEAGVLPITVRRMLPNGEYQDIPILWLTQKED, encoded by the coding sequence GTGAAAAAGGACCTAGCGAAGAGTTCTGAGGAAGTTGAGGGAAACGAAGCCGCGCGGCAAATTCGTATAGGTCCTCCCAAACTAACTCGATTTGAGAAAGCACGCGTGGTCGGAGCGAGAGCATTACAGATTGCAATGGGTGCCCCAATTCTTATTTCTCCTTCAAGCGGTATTGGAAACCCAATTGACATAGCCCTCGCAGAATTGGAGGCAGGCGTTCTACCCATAACTGTACGTCGAATGCTTCCCAACGGTGAGTATCAAGACATACCGATTCTATGGCTTACCCAAAAGGAAGATTGA
- a CDS encoding TCP-1/cpn60 chaperonin family protein, with product MATELTGQPILILKEGTGRTRGREAQHANIMAAKIVAEAVKSSLGPKGMDKMLVDTFGDVTITNDGATILDEMEVQHPAAKMMVEVAKTQDKEVGDGTTTAVILAGELLRKAEDLIEKEVHPTIIIDGYRKASEKVLEFLDEIAIPVNPTDKKILAQIGITSMAGKFVAENKEYLADLAVDAILQVAEKTDGGYRVDIDDVKVEKKAGESIMETKLITGILLDKEVVHPGMPKLVEDAKIAILDCPLEIEKTEFDAKINIENPEQMKAFIDEEDRMLRNMVEKIASTGANVVICQKGIDDLAQHYLAQKGIMAVRRVKSSDMEKLAKATGGRIVTSLDDLSPKDLGYAKKVEERKVAEDKMTFIEGCKNPRSVTILVRGGTERIVDEAERSLHDALCVIRDVVREPKIVAGGGAPEAEVAHKLRMWAERLSGREQLAVLNFAEALEVVPMTLAENSGLDPIDILVEIRAQHEKGMKWAGVDVFSGKVRDMREIEIYEPLAVKRQIVKSASEAATMILKIDDVIAAAKLKEPKLPKGPEAGEKGPSEEF from the coding sequence ATGGCAACCGAACTTACAGGTCAACCTATATTAATTTTAAAAGAAGGAACTGGTCGAACAAGGGGTCGAGAAGCTCAGCATGCGAATATCATGGCCGCGAAAATCGTTGCCGAAGCGGTAAAAAGCTCTCTTGGCCCAAAAGGCATGGATAAAATGCTCGTAGACACCTTTGGCGACGTAACTATCACTAATGACGGCGCAACTATCCTAGACGAGATGGAGGTTCAACATCCAGCTGCGAAAATGATGGTTGAGGTCGCTAAGACCCAAGACAAGGAAGTTGGAGATGGAACTACAACAGCTGTTATTTTAGCAGGTGAATTGCTCCGGAAGGCTGAGGACCTAATTGAGAAAGAGGTTCACCCGACAATTATCATCGACGGATATCGAAAAGCATCTGAGAAGGTTTTAGAGTTCCTTGATGAGATCGCAATTCCAGTTAACCCAACCGACAAAAAGATTCTCGCCCAGATTGGAATTACTTCGATGGCTGGAAAGTTTGTTGCTGAGAACAAAGAATATCTTGCCGACCTTGCTGTGGACGCCATTCTGCAAGTTGCGGAGAAAACCGATGGTGGATACAGGGTCGACATAGATGACGTTAAAGTCGAGAAAAAGGCTGGCGAGTCGATTATGGAAACAAAGCTCATCACAGGTATCCTCCTGGATAAAGAGGTTGTTCATCCTGGTATGCCTAAACTTGTTGAAGACGCGAAGATCGCGATTCTTGATTGCCCATTGGAAATCGAGAAGACTGAATTTGACGCGAAGATTAACATCGAGAATCCGGAGCAGATGAAAGCCTTCATTGATGAAGAGGACAGAATGCTCCGAAATATGGTTGAGAAAATAGCGAGCACTGGTGCGAACGTAGTTATCTGCCAGAAGGGAATCGACGACTTAGCTCAACACTACCTGGCGCAAAAGGGAATCATGGCTGTCCGGCGTGTTAAATCCTCCGATATGGAGAAGCTCGCTAAGGCAACTGGCGGTCGAATTGTAACCAGCTTGGATGACTTATCTCCTAAAGACCTAGGTTACGCCAAAAAAGTTGAGGAACGGAAGGTCGCCGAGGATAAGATGACCTTTATTGAAGGTTGCAAGAATCCCCGATCTGTAACGATTCTCGTTCGCGGCGGTACAGAGAGAATTGTTGATGAAGCCGAGCGGTCGTTGCATGACGCCCTTTGCGTAATCCGTGATGTCGTTAGAGAACCTAAGATCGTCGCAGGCGGAGGTGCTCCAGAAGCGGAGGTCGCTCACAAACTGCGCATGTGGGCTGAGCGCCTCTCCGGACGTGAGCAACTAGCCGTACTGAACTTCGCGGAAGCCTTAGAAGTTGTTCCAATGACCCTAGCTGAAAACTCAGGTCTGGATCCAATCGATATTCTCGTAGAGATTCGCGCTCAACATGAAAAAGGCATGAAATGGGCTGGCGTTGACGTCTTCTCTGGAAAAGTTAGGGACATGAGGGAAATTGAAATCTATGAACCATTGGCTGTTAAGCGACAAATAGTTAAATCAGCTAGCGAAGCTGCAACGATGATCCTCAAGATTGACGATGTTATCGCCGCCGCCAAACTGAAGGAACCCAAATTGCCGAAGGGGCCAGAAGCAGGTGAAAAAGGACCTAGCGAAGAGTTCTGA